In the genome of Podospora pseudocomata strain CBS 415.72m chromosome 7, whole genome shotgun sequence, the window ATATTTATTGTGTTTATGAGCTCAAAAGCGTCAcatgccctcctccacttcgcTTCAGCTGCTCCAAGGTTTCGCCCAGAGGTCGTGAGGGTAATGTGCCGGCAATATTCCAGACGGATGCAACCTCGACAGCTGCACCTGGGTTCCGACCCACAACAACGGAAGATCACCTTGGTGGAAAAAAGATGCCAGGAGGAATGTCCGGGAACCCGCGGAGGACTCTGCTCCATCTGTACCCGTGTGCCGGGTTCAATGCCACACACCCCAGGCTCTGACTGGCATCGGGCGTGGTTATCGGCAACTTAATAGAATCGATGGAGGTCGCGGTTCATGAAAAGTGTGCCAAACCCGGATCAGACAAGTCTTCAGACTCGTACTCGGTCATTTTGCTCTTCAACACTCGAACATTTAGTGTCGTATATAAATTAACCAGATAACTTACGCGGTGAGCCCTTTATAGTTGCTCAGCAACTCCCGAGTAGGTAGCTGAGCAAAGTCATAAACGTGgttgaagagaaaagagcaTGCATCTTGAGGGGAAGCCAAATGAATCTATATTGTAACAACTAGTGCAGAAGACCAACTTCAAACTGTGTTGCGCAGGCGTGAGAAAAGAAATCATATACCCGAGCGaaatacctacctaggtactcaGCCCCGGCTGGTTGAGGCCTTGCTCTGAGGGGCAACCGCAGGATTAACCACAGCCTTGCCATGCACCTTTTCCTGTGCAGGCCTTTGGGCAGTTGCCTGACTACCACTCTTCTGGATCTGCGTCTGCTGCATCTGGCCTCCTGTTTGGCCCTGCGGACTCTGAGATTTCTGGTGCTGCCCTGGTCTCTGGGGAGAAGCAGATGGGTCGCCTGTCTGCTGTTTTGCTGTCTGGGAACCACCCTGAGGTCTTGCTGCAGGATTAGGAGCTTTACCCGCACTTTTATCAATACTCTTTCCAcctctcttctccagctccatcTGAATAGctgccttggccttgagggCGTCACTCCCGAAAGACCCTCTGTCCACAGTCTGAAAGTGTTGCATTCCATTTTGGAGGATACACAAGGGTGACATCTGGCCATCGAGAGAGAAGCTGCCAGGGACGATTACGACGCTGGATGCGAATTGCCTCGGAAGCTTGacggggggttggggggcggATGGTTCACCGAGCTGGTTAACGTCTATGCCCGGCTGGGAAAGCATGGCGTGCACGGCATGTATGTCGAGAGAGTGCGTTGCTGCCTGCAAGGGGGTGAAAGAAAACGACTCCCCAAGCTTCCCTGCCTTTGCCGCAAGGGCCTTTTGAATACTGCATCCGCCAAATGAGGCGCAGAGGGAGTGGTCGTGGAAGGCAAGGTGGGTATAGATATCAGTCGCTACCGGGGGCAGATAAGATCCAAATACAGTGAGGAGCATCTGCACCTGTGCTTTCAGGGCATAGCCCCTTCTCGCTCCTTCAAAGTACAGTTCGATGATATTGGAAAGTAAGGTTGGCTGGGGGTCCATCTTTCCTGCCTTCTTATATTCGGACCACTTCACTGGGAGAGTGACACTGAGTGGGGTGGTGAAAAGCTTCCTGTGCTCTTCTGGAGTCTTGAGGTGAGCTTTGAGAAATTCGGTGACAAGCTTGGGATTCTTGAGAGAACAGACAAGGGCAAGACGGCCGACCAGCTGCTCGAAGGCACCAGCTTTACTATCATACTTGACGAGCCACTCCAGCATGTCCCTGACACCACTGTCGCCACCGGCCTCCTGCGTACATATACTCAGTCCGTTGAACCACTTTGCCTGTGGATTGAGCACCTCGAATGTGAGAGACCGGAGCTTGTCGTCAGGAATAATGCGGCGGGTGATGGTCGGGTGATACAGCAAACTCCGAACTTGCCGCATCGCATGGATTTTGAAGTCTTTCGCGTCCATCCTCTCGTCGACGGGTACATTATCAGGATTGTAGGTACCAGAGAATGTCTTGGTCACAGCGAGATATGTCGAAAGCGTGAGTGGGATTCGGCGTGAATCCGGTTCGTTGAGATAAAAGTCCTTGAGAGTCTTGTggttcttgagcttctcggaGTTGAGGTAGTCACGGACTGTGTGATGCGCAAACCCCACGGTCTCATCCACCAGAATCTTTCCATCTGCAGACACCTTTCTGACAACCTGAATAAGTGGGCCGCAGGCTTGAGTGAAAGCCCGAAGACTAAAAGGAATGCCCCCTCTTGTATCGCTTTGCTTCACGGACTGGATGAGCAAGTCGGTAGCAAGTCCATATCGCCAGCCAGAGTCGAGAATCAAGGCAAAAGCCTTGATCACATTGTCGCGGTGTTTGTCAGGAATATTGGCAAGAATGGTCTCCCATGTGCCATCAAGACTTTCAGGTCGGTCTTGGGTGGCGTTCAGTTTTGCGCGGGGATCTTTGGCATTCTTCAAGACCTCCAGTTGCCAGGAA includes:
- a CDS encoding hypothetical protein (EggNog:ENOG503P1A1; COG:S), whose amino-acid sequence is MAEVAGLVSTIFTIIAFAKDVTLATKFYIDAAKGDCPKDIKLLVVEAASLQSTFESIDFIFKNNVQPGQKIEDSPENRRIANQIFKPCGICKETLEELQGMIKKLKIDRDPRDRTTRDKLRNTWEAAKWPFKKESFDAAMSKLHHCRTSIISGLTTELTTTVKEIQTNVRVIKDDVKEVKGAVHAMDDKLDREAIAKWLSKTNPSDNHDKASQFREANTCRWLPNSSQWKAWLAEDSKSRLLWIHGVPGVGKTVLSSYIVEQYKGFKQPYAFYYCSSTDEKGEKWERDETAHCLGWILARLCLQIKSVPAFLKPLKDRGMYPTVEDLLKGIEAVLSFLNGRRAYVVIDALDESRTSNLVKAVATLATDTKYKNLFLAVTSRRQSDVQKALERVSIPVSLDKNKDVDDDIKAWVTAQLQKDEFEDWEEVPKLKEYVAFSLPSKARGMFRYASWQLEVLKNAKDPRAKLNATQDRPESLDGTWETILANIPDKHRDNVIKAFALILDSGWRYGLATDLLIQSVKQSDTRGGIPFSLRAFTQACGPLIQVVRKVSADGKILVDETVGFAHHTVRDYLNSEKLKNHKTLKDFYLNEPDSRRIPLTLSTYLAVTKTFSGTYNPDNVPVDERMDAKDFKIHAMRQVRSLLYHPTITRRIIPDDKLRSLTFEVLNPQAKWFNGLSICTQEAGGDSGVRDMLEWLVKYDSKAGAFEQLVGRLALVCSLKNPKLVTEFLKAHLKTPEEHRKLFTTPLSVTLPVKWSEYKKAGKMDPQPTLLSNIIELYFEGARRGYALKAQVQMLLTVFGSYLPPVATDIYTHLAFHDHSLCASFGGCSIQKALAAKAGKLGESFSFTPLQAATHSLDIHAVHAMLSQPGIDVNQLGEPSAPQPPVKLPRQFASSVVIVPGSFSLDGQMSPLCILQNGMQHFQTVDRGSFGSDALKAKAAIQMELEKRGGKSIDKSAGKAPNPAARPQGGSQTAKQQTGDPSASPQRPGQHQKSQSPQGQTGGQMQQTQIQKSGSQATAQRPAQEKVHGKAVVNPAVAPQSKASTSRG